One genomic region from Candidatus Methylomirabilota bacterium encodes:
- the coaBC gene encoding bifunctional phosphopantothenoylcysteine decarboxylase/phosphopantothenate--cysteine ligase CoaBC — protein sequence MTHSLDGKEIILGVTGSIAAYKAVEILRELTGRGAAVTVVMTESAQRFVSPLTFETLSRRPILTDLFALDYDKQIGHVATGGRADLLLIAPATANTIAKLAHGIADDFLTNLYLSCTCPVLLAPAMDREMYAHPTVQENLTRLKARGVHVVETEYGELASGLIGRGRLADLLTICGEVEGLLTHQEDLQGETVLVTAGPTQEPLDPVRFLSNRSSGRMGFAIAQAARDRGAHVRLVSGPTSLPTPPGVTRTDVTTAEEMLHAVLGELDATTILIMAAAVADYRPSTHSPKKMKKQEALTVELLRNPDILAEAGRQKGSRILVGFAAETEDLVSNAREKLHKKHLDLIVANDIRVGFGGETTRVTILDRQGQVEELPELSKREVAHQILDRVVAVRRGD from the coding sequence GGTGATGACAGAGAGTGCCCAGCGGTTCGTCTCACCCCTGACCTTTGAAACCCTCTCCAGACGTCCTATCCTCACCGATCTTTTTGCCCTTGATTACGACAAGCAAATCGGTCATGTCGCCACCGGCGGGCGGGCAGATCTCTTACTCATCGCCCCGGCTACCGCCAATACCATCGCCAAATTGGCCCACGGAATCGCGGACGACTTTTTGACGAATCTGTATCTGAGCTGCACGTGTCCGGTCCTGCTTGCTCCCGCCATGGACCGGGAGATGTACGCCCATCCCACCGTCCAGGAAAATCTCACTCGCCTGAAGGCCCGAGGGGTGCACGTGGTGGAAACCGAGTACGGAGAACTTGCCTCCGGATTGATTGGCCGCGGACGCCTTGCCGATCTTCTCACCATTTGCGGAGAGGTGGAAGGCCTCCTCACTCATCAGGAAGACCTCCAGGGGGAAACGGTTCTCGTCACCGCGGGTCCCACCCAGGAGCCGCTCGACCCCGTCCGCTTCCTCTCCAACCGTTCCTCAGGGAGGATGGGCTTTGCCATTGCCCAGGCTGCGCGGGATCGGGGCGCTCACGTCCGCTTGGTCAGCGGCCCCACATCGCTTCCCACCCCCCCAGGCGTCACGCGGACTGATGTGACGACCGCCGAAGAGATGCTCCATGCGGTTTTGGGGGAACTCGATGCTACCACCATCCTCATCATGGCCGCTGCCGTGGCAGACTACCGCCCAAGCACGCACTCGCCGAAAAAGATGAAAAAGCAAGAGGCCCTTACGGTCGAGCTGTTGCGAAACCCGGACATCCTGGCTGAGGCAGGCCGGCAAAAGGGATCACGGATCTTGGTGGGATTCGCCGCTGAAACGGAAGACCTCGTCTCCAATGCCCGGGAGAAGCTTCACAAGAAGCATCTGGACCTGATTGTGGCCAATGACATCCGCGTTGGCTTCGGTGGCGAGACCACCCGTGTCACGATTCTTGATCGCCAGGGACAGGTTGAAGAGCTACCGGAGCTTTCGAAGCGAGAGGTGGCCCATCAGATCTTGGATCGAGTCGTGGCCGTGCGTAGGGGAGACTAG